The Thioalkalivibrio nitratireducens DSM 14787 DNA segment CGTCTCTTCGGCACGCGCCAAACCCTTCGCTCATTTCATCCTGACCGAAATCGAACGCCGAGGACTCCCCGGCGAGCTGCTGTTGCTGCCAATCGTCGAGAGCGGCTACGCAGCCGAGGCCACCTCCAGCGGACGCGCGGCCGGAATCTGGCAGTTCATTCCCAGCACCGGCGAGCATTTCGGACTCATCCAGGACGACTGGTACGACGGCCGCCGGGACGTGTACCAGTCGACCCATGCGGCACTGGATTACCTGGAACGCCTGCATGCGCGCTTCGGCGACTGGTACCTGGCGCTGGCGGCGTACAACTTCGGTCAGGGTAATGTTGCCCGTGCCATCGCGGCAAACACCGCGGCCGGCCAGCCGACGGATTACTGGAGCCTTCGGCTGTCGAGCGAGGCGATGTCCTACGTGCCGCGGCTGCTCGCGCTGCGAGCGCTGTTCGAGCAGCCGTCCCGCCACAACGTGACGCTGCCGGTGATCGCCAACCGCCCCTACCTGGAACCCGTGGAGCTCGGCCGGCAGGCAGACCTGGAGTACGTTGCCGAGCTTGCACGGATCGAGGCGCGCGAGGTGCTTACGCTGAATCCGGGTTACCGCCGCAGCATCACCCACCCCCATGCCGCGCAGCATCTCCTGCTGCCGGCACCCGCCGCGCAACGGCTGCAGACGGCGCTGCGCCAGCGCGGTGCCGATCATCCGCTGGTGCGCTACACCGACTACCAGGTTCGCCCGGGCGACACGCTCGGGCAGATCGCGCAGCGCCACGGCCTCTCGGTGGCCGAGTTGCGCGGCCAGAACCGGCTGAACGGCGATCTGATCCGCGTCGGCCAGACGCTGCGTATTCCGGCCTCCGGCCACGCCACGAACTCGGTCACCGTTCCCGCGCGCGCAATCTCCGCCCCCCGCAAGTACACCGTCCAGGCCGGTGACAGCCTCTGGGGCATCGCCCGGGGGCATGCGGTCAGCGTCGTCGCACTGCGCGAGCACAACGGGCTGGGCGCCGATGCGGTCCTGCAGCCTGGCCAGGTACTGCGCCTGCCTGCGGTGGCCGAGACCGTCAGCAGTGCCAGCACGCAGCGCATGCAATACCGCATCCGGCCCGGCGACTCGCTGAACGCGATCTCGCGCCGTTTCCAGGTCGAGATCAGCGACGTGCAGCGCTGGAACTCGCTGAACGGCTACCAGATCCGCGCCGGCGACACCCTGACTCTGTATGTCGCCGCGAACCTCTTGACCGACGGCTGAGGCGGCATCCGGGCCGGGCCGGTCCGGCCCCGGCGTTCGGGCGACCGACGCAGGCACGCCGGTTCCGGCGCAGCCATCGGCATTCCATTCCCGTACCGTGGGCAGAGTTCGGTCACCGTTCAAACACGGCGCGTATTCTGTCCGGAACCGAAACACAGGGAGAGCCACGATGCGCAGCCTGTATTTGCTTCCCGCCCTTCTTCTGGTCTCGGCGTCCGTGCTCGCACAACCTCCCGCGCATGCCCCGGCCCACGGGGTGCGGGGAGGTGGCGGCCCGATGCAGCAGCAACCGGGGCCGGACATCTACCACGATGCGATCCGGCAGATCTTCGGGCATCACCAGGCGGTCCGGGGCGCCGCGCTGCCGCCCGGCATTCGCAAGAACCTCGCGCGCGGCAAGCCGCTGCCACCGGGGCTTGCGCACCGCGTCGGGGGCCCGCTGGCCCGTGACCTGCCGTACTACCCGGGATACGATTGGTACCTGGCGGGCACCGACGCGGTGCTGGTCGACGCCTACACGCGGGTCATCGTGGACGTCATCGACCGCGTGCTCCGCTGATCCGGCGCGGGAACCGCGACACGCCCACCGCCGCAAGCCTTATGGGGGTGGCGGTCGAATCCACGGACCGGGTACGGTCAACCCCGCGACGTTGAGCTCGTGTTCCAGGCGCTGCATGCCGGTCCGCAGTGCGCGCATGTCCTGCGACTGCTCACGCATCAGCACGGTCAGGCGTTCCCACTGCCGGTCGACCTGCTCCATCACCAGGAGCAGCAGTACAGCGAGGACGATCAGACGGATGATCCATCCGAGATGACGGCTCACTCGGTTCTCCGTGTCGCATGATCCCGGGTGCCATCAGCATCCGTATCACTGCGCCGCACACCGGTGGTCGCACAACGGCCACATCGGTATGATCGCTGTCGGCCTTCAGCGTTCCGGCTGCGCGGCGAATCGTGCCGCGTTGCCGGTTCCCGCTGCAACCACCGCGCGGCGTGGTCACCCGGGTACAACGCCGACCAGACAAACGAGGAGGGTTAGATGGGGTTCCTGAAGGGTAAGCGCGCGCTGATCGTCGGTGTCGCGAGCAATCGTTCCATTGCCTACGGCATCGCCGAGGCCATGCGCCGCGAAGGCGCGGAACTGGCCTTCACCTACCAGAACGAACGCCTGCGCGAGCGCGTCGAGAAGCTGGTCGCCACCTTCGACTCGGACATCCTGGTGCCCTGCAATGTCGAGAGCGACCAGGAGATCGAGCAGGTCTTCGAACGCCTGGACGACTACTGGGACGGCCTCGACATCCTGGTGCATTCAGTGGCGTTCGCGCCCAAGGAACAGCTCGAGGGCGACTTCCTCGACAACATCACGCGCGACGGCTTCCGCATCGCGCACGATGTCAGTTCCTACAGCCTCGCGGCCCTCGCCAAGGCGGGACGCGGCATGATGAACGACCGCAATGCGTCGATCCTCACCCTGAGCTACCTGGGCGCCGTGCGCGCGATGCCCAGCTACAACGTGATGGGTCTCGCCAAGGCCAGCCTCGAGGCCAATGTCCGCTATCTCGCGTACACGCTGGGGCCGGAATCGACGCGGGTCAACGCGGTGTCGGCAGGCCCGATCCGCACACTGGCCGCCGCCGGCATCGGTGATTTCCGGCGCATCCTGGACCACGTGGAGAACAACGCCCCGCTCAGGCGCAATGTGACGATCGAGCAGGTGGGCAACGCGGGCGCGTTCCTGTGTTCGGACCTGGCCGCGGGAATCACCGGCGAGGTGATGTACGTGGATTCCGGTTACAACATCCTCGGGCTGGGTCCGGGCGAGGCCGGCCTCGACTAGGCGCCACCACACGCCCCGGGGTTCAGGCGGCGCCCGGGCCACCGGGCGCCGCTTCTGTCACTCCAGGTTCTCGAGGTAGCGGCGCACCTTCGCCTCGGACTCGAGCCAATCGAGGTAAGCCCGAAACTCGGCGCCGGCGTAGGCGATCTGCAAGTCGTCGGCGACCCGTGCGAGTTCTTCGGCGACCGCATCCAGTTCCAGCGTCTCGACCGACTCCAACACCAGCACCGCGAAATCGCCGTCGGGCAGCCGCACGCCCTCGTGCCGCGCGCTGTCCTCTACCGGCGCCGCCATCTGGAACAGGTGCCGTGCCAAGGACGGCGGCATCTCCACGTCCTCGACCTCGGGACCCGTGGTCCGATTCACCGGAATGGACCGGACCCAGGCCCCCGGAGCTTCCTCGGCCAGCGAGGCGACCGTGGCATCACCGGCCTCGAGTGTCGCGAGGATCGACTCGCCGGTTTCGCGCGCGGCCTGCGCAGCCGCGTCCCGGCGCAACAACTCGCGAATCTCGCCGGCGACCTCGTCGAGCGACAGCACCCGCGGCTCCTGGCGCTCCTGCAATCGCAGCACGAGCGTGCTGCCATCCGGCAGATCTACCGCCTCGCTGTTGCGGCCATCGACGCGCACGGCGGTACTGAACGCCGCTTCGCGCACGCCAGGGAACCGGGCGACCCCGCCGCCTTCGCCGCGCGTGAACCAGTCGGTGGTGCGCATCTCGAGGCCGGTCGCGCGGGAAGCAGGCCCCAGGCTGTCGGGATATTCGAAGGACTGGGCGAGCAGGTCATCCAGCACACGGATCTGACGCTGCTCGGCGCGACGGTCACGCAGGTCGCGCTCGACCTCGTCGCGCACCTCGCCGAACGGACGCGGCCGCGACGGCTGTATCTCCGTCACTTCCACCACGTGCCAACCCAGCCGGGTCTGCACCGGCTGGCTCACCAGCCCGGCGGGCAGCGAGAAGATCACCGTCTCGAGCACCGAATCGAGGTCGCCGCGCGCAACCTGGCCGATGTCCCCGCCCCGATCGGCGGACAGGCGGTCCTGGGAATGCTCCCGGGCCAGGTCGGAAAAATCCTCGCCCTGGTCGAGCCGTTCCCGCAGTTCGCGAATCCGCGCCTCCGCATCCTCGGTGTCCCGTTCGATCAGCACCTGCCGAACGCGGCGCAATTCCGGCTCGGCATAGCGCTGCGCATTCACCTCGTAGTGATCGCGGATCTCCTGTTCGGTAACGGCTATGCCCGCCTCCAGTGCCACGGGGTCGAGTCGCAGGTAGGCCACCTGCAACTGCTCCTCGGTCGTGAACCGTTCCGGGTTTTCCCGGTAATAGGATTCGATCGCCGCGTCGTCGACGACCTCCGGCCGGTCGAACGCGTCGGCCTCGAGGATGCGCCAGCTCGCGACGCGCACCTGGTTGCGCAGTTGCGCGAACTCCCGGACCGTGCTCATCGGCAGGTCTCCGCTCGCCTCGACCGCCTGCTGCACCTGGGCCAACACGATCTGGTGCGCCACGTCACGCTCGAACTCACCGGGCGACATCCGCTGTGCCTGGAGCACGGCCTGGTAGCGCTCCGGACTGAACCGGCCGTTGTCGCGGAATTGCGGGATCGCCTGGATCTCCCGTACCACGCCGGTTGCCGAGGCGCGGAACCCTGCTTCCTCGGCCGCCTGCCGCAGCAGTTCCCGCTGGATCAGCGCCTCCAGCGCGGCATTGCGGATCGCGCGCTCGTCGAACAGGTCGGCGGGAACGTCGCCGCCGAACATGCGCGCGATCTGGTCGCGCTGGGCCCGCGCCTCCTGGTGCACAAGGCGCACGGGGATTTCCGTTTTGTTTACTTCCGCGGCGACCAGCGGGCCGGCACCACCGAAATACTCGCCAAGGCCCCAGAGGGCGAACGGGATGGCGATCAGGCCAATGATGACGTAGGCGAGCCAGCCGGTCGCCTTGTCGCGAATGGATTGCAGCATTGTGATTCCGCCAAGCGTGAGAACAGTGCGAAGCGTCCGATGATACCAAGAGCTTCGTCTGATAGACATTCTGGGCCGGCTTTGGTTTCTGTAGGCCGGATTGATCCACCCCCGGACCACGATGCGGCACCGGTGCATCAAGGCTGATTCACCCGAGTCGCGTTGGCAGCCACTCATTTTCCGGCTACCCTCACGCCGCCAGAGCAACAATCGCGGCGGATCCGGGACAGCACCGGTATCCGCATCGTGGTCGGCCCGCGGCGCACCGCGGTGGAGACAGCCATGCGACAGCAAAGTCACATCCTCCTGGTCCGCAGCTCCGGCCAGGGGTTGTACGAGTGCACCGACGAGGTGCGGCGCTGGGTACGCGCCACGGGCATCCGGGAAGGACTGCTGACGCTGTTCGTGCAGCACACCTCCGCGAGCCTGCTGATCCAGGAGAACGCAGATCCGGACGTCCGCAGCGATCTGGAGGACTTTTTCGCGCGCCTGGTACCCGAGTCCGGGATCGCCTTCCGGCACCGTTCCGAAGGGCCGGACGACATGCCGGCCCACATCCGGGGCGCGCTGACCCAGACCCAGCTCAGCCTCCCCGTCACCTCGGGGGCTCCCGCGCTCGGCACCTGGCAGGGCATCTTCCTGTTCGAACACCGTCGCGCGCCGAACGAACGCCGTATCGTCCTGCACCTGATCGGCGCGTAGCACGGCGTTCCGGACCGTTTCAGAACGGCACGTGCCGTTCCCCGGACGGGTTGGCCCGTTCCGTTTCGAATCGGGCCGAACCCGCCGTCCGGATCCTGCCACCCTCGGGATCCCGCGGTGACGGCTTCCTCAAAGCTGGCACACGCATTGCTGGAAACCGCCTGATCCCGAACCTGCCTGACCCGTGGCCGCTGCATATGCATGCGCGCGCTCCCGAAGGCGGCGAGATCGCCTTTTCCAACGACGGAGAACGCGATGCAGCAGAACAAAGCGGTCATTCCCCGGCGCCGGGGCGGCAGGGCAGCGGGGCGCCGGATCCTCGTATGGCTCGTCGGGATCACCATCGCGCTGATCGCACTGGATTATGGCGCCGGTCATTACCAGCAGGTGCTGATCGAACGTCAGCAGGCCCGGATCGCCTGGCTGAACCGCATGGCCTTCGTGATGGTGCGCGCCGACGTTGAAGACATCCGGCTCCGCCCGGACGGCCGCTACGAAGTGACCCTCTGGATGGAAAACGTATCCGACGAGAACGACCTCTACCTGCTCGTACCCAACGTGAGTGCCTACATCCAAGTCGGTTACCGCTGGCGCGAACTGCCGCTGGAACACATCCCGGGCCCGGATGGGCTGCTGCCGGGGATGGTAGTCAACCTGCGCGATCACCTGCGCATCACCCAGCAGTACTTGCTCGATGTGCCGCCGGATGCCGAGTACCGCAAGCTCTTTCCAGGCTACCTGCACGCCCACTTCCGCAGCGAGATGTTCATGAGCCCGGAAGCCGAACCCGACGAGCACCTGATCGCGCGCTCCGACCGCTACACCGTGCACCTGCGCCCGGCCTGGGCCGACGAACAGGAACCGCTCCGGGTCAACCACTTCCGGCATGGCCCCCCCGACTATTTCCGCTCCGGCGCCGCATACCACTCGATGCGCCAAACCGGTCACGCGGATCACGAGTAGCCGGCTGACCGTACCTGTTGCGTCGGCACAACAACTGGCGCAATGCGTATCCCCCTGCAGGGCATCGTGACGCCGGGATCAAGAACGGGATCGCGACCGGCGTCCCGGCCTGCACCTGCGGCAATGCCACATCTGGCGATCGTTCCACGCGAGGCGTGGATCCCTGCGGTCGCATCCACGGGCCGGATTCCCGCTATATTCTCTTGCAAGCGCGCAGCGGCGTGCGCAACTCCAACCCGGACCCGGCAGCGAATCCATGAGCGCCCACGAACCCATCCTCGCGCAGCTGCGCAACATCGGCATCATCGCGCACATCGATGCGGGCAAGACGACGACGACCGAGCGCGTTCTGTATTACACGGGGCGCACGCGCGCGCTCGGCTCGGTCGATGCCGGCACCGCCATCACCGACTGGATGGACCAGGAACGGGCACGCGGCATCACCATCGTCTCGGCCGCCGTCTCGTCGGAGTGGCGCGACCACCGCATCAATCTGATCGACACCCCGGGGCATATCGACTTCACCGCCGAGGTCCAGCGTGCGCTGCGCGTACTGGACGGCGGCATCGTGGTTCTGGACGCGGTCCAGGGCGTCGAGCCGCAGAGCGAGACGGTCTGGCGCCAGGCCGACCAGTACCGCGTGCCGCGGATTTGCTTCGTGAACAAGATGGACCGCATCGGCGCGGACTTCGATCGTGCCGTCGCCTCCCTGCGCGAGCGTCTGGGTGCCGAGCCCGCCGTGCTTCAGCTTCCAATCGGTGCCGAATCCTCGTTCGAGGGGGTCGTCGACCTGCTGTCCATGCGGGCCGTGCGCTGGGCCGACGAGCTGGGCGCCCGGCGCGAGTACGATGCGATCCCATCCGCGCTTCGTGAACCCGCGGCCACCGCCCGCGCCGAGCTGATCGAGCGGATTGCCGAGAACGACGACGCGCTGCTCGCTGCGTATGTCGATGGCGTGGAACCGGAACCCGAGCAACTGCTCGCGGCGCTGCGCCGGGCGACGCTGGATCTGCGGCTGTTTCCGGTCCTCTGCGGGTCGGCGCTGCGCAACAAGGGCGTTCAGCCCCTGCTCGATGCGGTGGTCGACCTTTTGCCTTCGCCGCTGGACATCGGCCCGGTGCACGGCGTGGACCCGCGCACAGACCAGAAGGTCGAGCGCCAACCCGACGCGAAGGAACCGCTGACCGCGCTGGCGTTCAAGGTCGCGGCCGACCCCTATTCCGGACGGCTGACGTATGTGCGTGTTTATTCGGGCTGCCTGCGCACCGGCATGACCGTGCACAACGCCCGGAGCGCGCGCCGCGAGCGTGTGGGCAGACTGGTGCGAATGTACGCCGACCAGCGCGAGGACATCGAGGAAATCGGTGCCGGCGACATCGCCGCGATGCTCGGCAGCAAGGGAACACGGACCGGCGACACGCTCTGCGCCCCCGAGCACCCGGTGCTGCTCGAGACCATCGCCTTCCCCGAGCCGGTCGTCTGGGTCGCGGTCGAGCCGCGCGGCGCGGCCGACCAGGACGCACTCGCGACCGCCCTGCACACGCTGGCCGAAGAGGATCCCACGTTCCGCGTGCGCCACGACGAGGCCACCGCCCAGATGCTGGTGGCGGGCATGGGCGAACTGCACCTGGAGGTACTGCTCGAGCGGGTACGCAGCGAGTTCCATGTCGGTGTCAACGTCGGCCGGCCGCGCGTGGCGCACAAGGAGACGATCGGCCGCGAGGTTCCGCACGTCGAGGGTCGGCACATCCACCAGACCGGCGGCCACGGACAGTACGGACACGTGATCCTGGCCCTCGCGCCGGGGCCGCACGGCTCGGGCATCGTATTCGAGAGCGCGATCAGCGGCGGCGCGATACCCAAGCAGTTCCTGCCGGCGATCGAACGCGGCGTGCACGATGCAGCCCAGGCGGGGGCGCTGGCAGGGTACCCGGTCACCGACGTGCAGGTGCGGCTGCTCGATGGCTCCCATCATGACGTGGACTCGACCGATCTCGCCTTTCGCACCGCGGCACGCGTGGCCTTCGAAGAGGGCCTGCGCCAGGGCGCACCAGTCCTGCTCGAGCCGATCGGACAGCTCGAGGTGCTGGTGCCGGAGGAATATCTGGGCGACGTGATGGCACTGCTCGCCGCGCGCCGCTGCGATGTCGTGGGACTGGAAGCGGGTCCCGGCGGCGCTGAGGCCGTGCGCGGGCATGTACCGCTGGCCGAGATGTTCGGTTTCGCCTCCGCCCTGCGCTCGGCCAGCCAGGGGCGGGCCCTATTCACGATGGAGCCACTGCACTACGCCCCGGTGGACGCGGAACTCGCACACCGAATGCTCGGCACGGGCGGCGCCAGTTCCCCCTCGTAGCATCCTGGCCCCGGGGTTGCGGTGGGCGCCGGGTCAGCGCAAGTGCCGAAAGCCGGATGGCGCTGCGCTCCTCCGCTCCACCAGCCATACGAACTGCAAGAACGTTGTGGCTTTCACGCTCGGGCGACTCTATTCCTACTCTCGATGCCGATTCGCAGGCATTGCCACGGCAATGCACGAGGCCCGACTCCCGTGGCGTGCCAGGATGGTGAACTCCTCGACTTCAAGGCCGGCGGCGCGGACCTGCGCCTTGAACTCGTCTTCGTAGGTCACACGGCCGAAATCGATGCTCGTGACACGTTTCAGCATCGGCTTGAGGATTTCCATCCAGCGGACACGCTGTTGCTGGATGGTCTGGGTGAAGAAGATGCGTCCGCCCGGATTCAGCAGCGCACGGCAATGCCGCAGCGCCCGTTCGGGTTCGGGCAGGAGCATGAAGCTTGCGGAGAAATACACAGCGTCATAAGGTCCGCCCTGGTGATCGTAGACGGATTCGAGCCGAACCCCGACGCGATCGGCCAGCGGGGATTTCCGAAGCCTGCGCCGCGCACGGTCGATGTAATCGCCATCGGTGTCGATACCGGTCACGCGCAGGCATTTCCGCTTCACCCGATCGGCATTCGCCAGCAGCGCACCCGCCGTGCCGATACCGACGTCCAGCAGCGCGGCACCCTCAGGAACGCGCCTCAACACCTCGGCGTACCAGCAAGAGGTGAGCCTGAGGATCAGCGTGTCGTAGATCAGACTTCGAATCATGGGCTGCTGCAAGACGGCCGCATGTGCCGGGCGACAGTTCCCCGTCGGCGAGTGGTGGTGTCAGTCGATCGCTGGCCCTGGTGTAGAGTGAAGCGTCCTGTTCGGCCAGACCGCTTCACCGCGAGATCCGGAGCAATCGCTTACAGTCGAACGGCTTGACCTCGAAGTCAAGGAAGATCCGGCGGATGCGCCGGCTGTCGTCATCCGCAGGATTGCGGCACGTTGCTGCCGCGCGTTGCCGCGGTCATAACGCCCGGCCCAGGCGCAGACTGGCCAGCGCGACCACCAGGTAGGCGACCGCCGCTCCCTGCATCACGAAGGCCAAACCCGTGCCCAGCGCGATCAGCGTGGCCAGCGCGGTGGCGGAGACCGACAGGCAGCTGTCGATGCCACAGGCCCAGGGGATGTGGGTTTCGTCGCTGCCCGCAAGGCGGCGCAGGCCAAAGGGAAACATCATGCCCATCAGCACGGCCGGCGGCGCGAGCAGCAGGAACACGACAACGGCCCTCGCCGTCATCGGCGCGCTCATCGACAGCTCGAGCACCGGCATCAGCCCATGCGCGTAGACCAGGATCAGCCCGGCGATCGCTACGCCGGTGACCACGAGGTTGCGCCGGGTCGCCGCGATACGTGACGACAACAGGCTGCCGACCCCGGAGCAGACGAGCAGCGTGCCCAACACCGCGGCGGTGGCGTAGACCGGCTGCCCCAGATAGAGCACCAGCTTCTGGATCAGCACGATCTCGAAGAACATGAAGCCGATGCCGGTGGCGGAGAAGTACAGCAAGGTCCACCGCCGGCGGGTGCCCTGCCAGCCGACCCGGAACAGGGGGAGCACGATCAGGATCACCGCGGCGAGCACGATCTGGAGAAGGGTCACCGCGGCCAGCACCAGCCCGAGTTCCATGTACGGCAGCTCCCGGGTACCGTAGATCGCCTGCAGTTCGAGAATGCCGGACAGGCGGATGAACTGGCCGAAGAAGGGGCGGTCGTCGGTGGCCGGACCGATGTCGAACAGGTAGTTGTCGAACAACGCTGCCGGGTCGCCGTGCAGCAGGATATCGACGTGTTCCAGAAAGGAGCGATCGGGCAGCCGGTTGAATCGATCGCGCTCGCCGGACTGCACGTCCTCCAGCAGCAGAAGGTCGAATGCCAGGTTTTGTGCGAATTCGCGGATATGCCCGCGCTCGGTGGCCGAGAACGCGGTCCGGCTCAGCAGATAGGTGGTCGTACCCCAACTGCGCACTGCCGCCACGTGCGCCGGCGCGTGCCCGATGCCCTCCCGCTCCAGCAGCGTGCGCCAGGTCGCGAGCAGCCGCAGGGGTTTGCGTGGGGGCTCGTCCTGCCAGACCGTGACCGCGATCATGCCCCGCTCGCCCAGTGCGTCCCACATGGCGAGAAAGGCCTCCAGCGTCAGCCCGTACTGCTCGCGCAGCGCATACACACCCGAGGTACCACCAAACGCGCCGAGCGTGGGCAGCACGATCAGGTCGTAGTCCTGCGCCACGCGCCGGGCGAGGTAGCTGCGCACGGTGGTCCCCTGCAGCGTCACCGCCGGGTCACGGTAGATCGAATCGATCCACTCCGGGTACCGATCACGCAGCAGGCGGTTCGCCTGGCGATGCGGCTCGACCGCGGTGATCGTTGCCGCGCCGTGACCCAGGGCATGAGCCACGTCCTCGCCCGCGCCAGCCTCGAGCACCAGCACCGATTCCGGGTCGCGCACCGCGTAGGACAGCCCACGGGTGGTGTGGTCGAGCAGATACACCCCGCCGGTCCCGGCGCGGCCGAGCAGCGTGCCGTAGTACTCGCCGTTGTTGAACATCACGTCGCGCACCGGGGGCTCGTCGCGGTATTGCAGGCTCAGCGAAGGCGCGAAGCGCTGCGCGTCGGCGCGCACGACCTGCAGCAGGCCGTAGGGGCTCGATGCGCTGTGGATGACCTCGGCGCCGGGCAGCAGCAGCGCGGCGTGGATCGGCTTGTACTCCGAGGGCTGCGGCCCTGCCGGGTTCACGAGGCCGATCAGCGGCACCAGCAGCGCAGCCGAGGCGACTGCCACGGCCGCCGCCTTCGGGACCGACCGCGGTCGCGTGATCCACGCGGCCAGCAGCGGCGCCAAAGCCAGCACCGCCGAAAGCCGTTCCGGCGGCAGTGCCCACAGCAGCCCCAGCACCAGTACCGCGCCGGCACCCGATCCCGCCATGTTCGCGAAATAGAGCCAGCCGATGCGTTCCACTTCCCGATAGAAGACCAGCGTGATCGCCAGCCCGGCAAAGAAGAAGGGCAGCGCGTAGACCAGATACAGGAACACCAACAGGCCTACCTGCCCGGGCTCGAAGAACAGCAGAAACGTGTCGAAGTCGCCGAACACGCCCGAGAGCCAGACGGTCGCGGCCATCGTCACCGCGGTGGCGACATACAGCAGCGGCAGTGCTGTGGCGTAGTGGCGTTTCAACGGCTCGCGCAGCAGTACCAGCGTCGTCCCCGCGGCGCCGAAGCCCAGCAGGGCGGTGGAGATCACCATGTAGGCGAAGTGATGCCACTGCGACACCGCGAGTAGCTGCATCACCACCAGCTGGAACGCAATCACGGCCGCCGACGCCAGCGCGACGGACCAGGACACGAAGCGGGGAGCGGGGCTCATGACCTGCGCCAAGTCTGCCCCACCTCCGCCGTCACGGCTGTCGGCGTGTCAGCGGGACGAAGCGCACCGGCAGCAGGCTCTCGCTCACGGTGCGGTCGCCGTCGCGCGTGATCAGCATCAACGTCTGGGTACGAAACGGCGAGCCCACCGGGATGACCATGCGGCCACCTTGACGCAGCTGATCGAGCAGCGGCGGCGGAACGTGGTCGGCCGCAGCGGTGACGACGATCGCGTCGAACGGTGCGTGCTCGTCCCAGCCGTGGTAGCCGTCGCCGTGTTTCACCCGGACGTGCCCGTATCCCACCCGTCGCAGGTTGGCTTCACCCCATTGCGCCAGTTCGCCGATGATCTCGACGGTAAACACCTCGTCAAGGATCTCCGCGAGCACCGCTGCCTGGTACCCGGAACCCGTCCCGATTTCCAGCACACGCATCCCTGGCTGCGGCTTGAGCAGTGCCGTCATGTAGGCCACCAGGAAGGGCTGCGAAATCGTCTGGCCATAGCCGATCGGAACCGGCCGATCCTGGTAGGCA contains these protein-coding regions:
- a CDS encoding protein-L-isoaspartate(D-aspartate) O-methyltransferase codes for the protein MTSVIRILIWGLLAGSLAGPALAQDGRFESERERMVATQVEARDIRHPATLEALRRVPRHLFVPEDRRRHAYQDRPVPIGYGQTISQPFLVAYMTALLKPQPGMRVLEIGTGSGYQAAVLAEILDEVFTVEIIGELAQWGEANLRRVGYGHVRVKHGDGYHGWDEHAPFDAIVVTAAADHVPPPLLDQLRQGGRMVIPVGSPFRTQTLMLITRDGDRTVSESLLPVRFVPLTRRQP
- a CDS encoding spermidine synthase-like protein, translated to MSPAPRFVSWSVALASAAVIAFQLVVMQLLAVSQWHHFAYMVISTALLGFGAAGTTLVLLREPLKRHYATALPLLYVATAVTMAATVWLSGVFGDFDTFLLFFEPGQVGLLVFLYLVYALPFFFAGLAITLVFYREVERIGWLYFANMAGSGAGAVLVLGLLWALPPERLSAVLALAPLLAAWITRPRSVPKAAAVAVASAALLVPLIGLVNPAGPQPSEYKPIHAALLLPGAEVIHSASSPYGLLQVVRADAQRFAPSLSLQYRDEPPVRDVMFNNGEYYGTLLGRAGTGGVYLLDHTTRGLSYAVRDPESVLVLEAGAGEDVAHALGHGAATITAVEPHRQANRLLRDRYPEWIDSIYRDPAVTLQGTTVRSYLARRVAQDYDLIVLPTLGAFGGTSGVYALREQYGLTLEAFLAMWDALGERGMIAVTVWQDEPPRKPLRLLATWRTLLEREGIGHAPAHVAAVRSWGTTTYLLSRTAFSATERGHIREFAQNLAFDLLLLEDVQSGERDRFNRLPDRSFLEHVDILLHGDPAALFDNYLFDIGPATDDRPFFGQFIRLSGILELQAIYGTRELPYMELGLVLAAVTLLQIVLAAVILIVLPLFRVGWQGTRRRWTLLYFSATGIGFMFFEIVLIQKLVLYLGQPVYATAAVLGTLLVCSGVGSLLSSRIAATRRNLVVTGVAIAGLILVYAHGLMPVLELSMSAPMTARAVVVFLLLAPPAVLMGMMFPFGLRRLAGSDETHIPWACGIDSCLSVSATALATLIALGTGLAFVMQGAAVAYLVVALASLRLGRAL